A stretch of Plesiomonas shigelloides DNA encodes these proteins:
- the lpdA gene encoding dihydrolipoyl dehydrogenase, with amino-acid sequence MSKEIKAQVVVLGAGPAGYSAAFRCADLGLDTVIVERYSTLGGVCLNVGCIPSKALLHVAKVIEEAKSLAEHGIVFGEPSTDINKIRLWKEKVISQLTGGLAGMAKMRKVQVVNGLGKFTGPNSIAVEGADGVTTVNFDNAIIAAGSRPIQLPFIPHEDPRIWDSTDALELKEVPKRLLVMGGGIIGLEMGTVYHALGSEIDVVEMFDQVIPAADKDIVKVFTKKISKKFNLMLETKVTAVEAREDGIYVSMEGKKAPAEAQRYDAVLVAIGRVPNGKQLDAGLAGVEVDERGFIRTDKQMRTNVPHIYAIGDIVGQPMLAHKGVHEGHVAAEVIAGKKHYFDPKVIPSIAYTDPEVAWVGKTEKECQAEGLKYETATFPWAASGRAIASDCADGMTKLIFDKETHRILGGAIVGTNGGELLGEIGLAIEMGCDAEDIALTIHAHPTLHESVGLAAEVFEGSITDLPNPKAKKK; translated from the coding sequence ATGAGCAAAGAAATCAAAGCCCAGGTAGTGGTTCTGGGTGCCGGCCCGGCAGGTTATTCCGCAGCATTCCGCTGCGCGGATCTGGGTCTGGACACAGTGATCGTCGAGCGTTATTCCACACTGGGTGGTGTCTGTCTGAACGTGGGTTGTATCCCATCCAAGGCACTGCTGCACGTTGCCAAGGTGATTGAAGAGGCCAAATCACTGGCCGAGCACGGGATCGTGTTTGGTGAGCCAAGCACCGACATCAACAAGATCCGTCTGTGGAAAGAAAAAGTTATCAGCCAACTGACTGGCGGTCTGGCCGGTATGGCGAAGATGCGTAAAGTGCAGGTGGTGAATGGTCTGGGTAAATTTACCGGTCCAAACAGCATTGCCGTGGAAGGCGCCGATGGCGTGACCACCGTGAACTTCGACAATGCCATCATTGCTGCCGGTTCGCGTCCAATTCAGCTGCCATTTATTCCGCACGAAGATCCACGTATTTGGGACTCAACCGATGCGCTGGAGCTGAAAGAAGTACCTAAGCGCCTGCTGGTGATGGGCGGCGGTATTATCGGTCTGGAAATGGGTACCGTGTACCATGCGCTGGGTTCAGAGATTGACGTGGTCGAGATGTTCGATCAGGTGATCCCGGCTGCCGATAAAGACATCGTGAAAGTGTTCACCAAGAAGATCAGCAAGAAGTTTAACTTGATGCTGGAAACCAAGGTGACTGCGGTGGAAGCCCGTGAAGACGGTATTTACGTAAGCATGGAAGGCAAGAAAGCGCCTGCCGAAGCGCAGCGTTATGACGCCGTGCTGGTGGCCATCGGTCGTGTGCCTAACGGTAAGCAACTGGATGCCGGTCTGGCAGGCGTTGAAGTCGATGAGCGTGGCTTTATCCGTACCGACAAGCAGATGCGCACCAACGTTCCGCACATTTATGCGATCGGTGACATCGTGGGTCAGCCAATGCTGGCACACAAAGGGGTACACGAAGGTCACGTTGCGGCCGAAGTGATTGCCGGTAAGAAACACTATTTCGATCCGAAAGTGATCCCATCTATCGCCTATACCGATCCGGAAGTGGCGTGGGTAGGTAAGACCGAGAAAGAGTGTCAGGCCGAAGGTCTGAAGTACGAAACAGCGACCTTCCCATGGGCTGCGTCCGGTCGTGCGATCGCCTCTGACTGCGCTGACGGTATGACTAAGCTGATTTTCGACAAAGAGACGCACCGCATTCTGGGTGGCGCGATTGTCGGTACTAACGGTGGTGAACTGTTGGGTGAAATCGGTCTGGCTATCGAGATGGGTTGTGATGCCGAAGATATCGCGCTGACTATCCACGCGCACCCGACGCTGCATGAATCTGTTGGTCTGGCGGCAGAAGTGTTTGAAGGCTCGATTACCGACCTGCCAAACCCGAAAGCCAAGAAAAAGTAA
- a CDS encoding methyl-accepting chemotaxis protein, giving the protein MMSITAFLRRFTLRQKILLSVSLFILLSNLIAGTLGYRSAEALIRHQQLDEYLPALLEGERNALNGEFETLKQATRQIAENPFLLNFAAQGFPAEQEPQLIALLNQVKQQFNLTTTTFVDRQSNRFWNQDGFLRVLNPQQDGWYFPYRDSGRTWDNSIYREANGNLKLFVNYQQTNGRGMSGLAQPLDAVIARLRAIKIKDSGFVFLTDGNGNVRLHPDNSVKDMTPLTQLYQGNSAALLNPQHTSVQESSRNGVPVLVVSTLIPALNWYLVAEVPQAEVFASLQQLLWQLLSWGIGGGIVMLLIAALVTHRLLQPLSESARLFTELGDGSGDLQRRLPAQGQDELAQLARGFNRFADKIQHSLQAVADTANALRTSAEKVAEESERSRLDSHAQRDKTLMVVTAINQMGATVQEIAGNASVAADATQGAEHASEQGLTIVGNTKQTIQNLADDMQNMGSVITTLAGQTESIGTILDTIRGISDQTNLLALNAAIEAARAGEQGRGFAVVAEEVRKLASRTSDSTAEIQSMIDRLQQEAQHAVQASSRSHERSLHGVQSAEEVQHSLNDIAARIAQLSDMNTQVAAATEEQSTVVQDINQNLDSINQLTEQNAGTAELLSEQAAGLRSLSQQLEQLVSAFRV; this is encoded by the coding sequence ATGATGTCGATTACTGCCTTTTTACGCCGCTTTACTCTCAGACAAAAAATTCTCCTCAGCGTCAGCCTGTTCATTTTACTGAGCAACTTGATTGCCGGTACGCTTGGCTATCGTTCCGCGGAGGCTTTGATCCGCCACCAGCAGTTAGACGAATATCTCCCGGCCTTGCTCGAAGGCGAGCGCAATGCCTTAAACGGCGAATTTGAAACCCTGAAACAGGCCACCCGCCAAATCGCGGAAAACCCGTTCTTACTCAATTTTGCCGCCCAAGGTTTTCCTGCCGAGCAAGAGCCACAACTGATTGCCCTGCTCAATCAGGTCAAACAGCAGTTCAACCTGACCACCACCACCTTTGTCGACCGGCAAAGTAATCGCTTCTGGAATCAAGATGGTTTCCTGCGCGTGCTCAACCCACAGCAAGATGGTTGGTACTTCCCGTACCGCGATAGCGGCCGCACTTGGGATAACAGCATCTATCGCGAGGCCAACGGCAATCTTAAGTTGTTCGTCAACTACCAACAAACCAATGGCCGCGGAATGTCTGGTCTGGCGCAACCGTTGGATGCCGTGATTGCCCGTCTGCGCGCCATCAAAATCAAAGACAGCGGCTTTGTGTTCCTGACCGATGGCAACGGTAATGTCCGCCTGCATCCGGATAACAGCGTAAAAGATATGACGCCGCTGACTCAGCTGTATCAGGGCAACAGCGCCGCGCTGCTTAATCCACAGCACACCAGCGTGCAGGAATCGAGCCGTAATGGAGTTCCGGTATTGGTGGTCAGTACTTTGATCCCAGCGCTGAACTGGTATCTGGTGGCGGAAGTGCCACAGGCCGAAGTGTTCGCCTCACTGCAGCAATTGTTATGGCAACTGCTGAGTTGGGGCATTGGCGGCGGCATTGTGATGCTGCTGATTGCCGCCTTGGTCACCCACCGTCTACTACAACCGCTCAGTGAATCGGCGCGTCTGTTCACCGAGCTCGGCGATGGCAGCGGCGATCTGCAACGTCGCTTACCGGCGCAAGGCCAAGATGAGCTGGCGCAGCTGGCGCGTGGCTTTAACCGTTTTGCCGATAAAATCCAGCACTCACTGCAAGCGGTGGCCGATACCGCCAATGCGCTGCGTACCAGTGCCGAAAAAGTCGCCGAAGAGTCTGAACGCTCGCGTCTAGACAGCCATGCCCAGCGCGATAAAACCCTGATGGTGGTCACCGCCATTAATCAGATGGGAGCCACCGTACAAGAGATTGCCGGTAATGCTTCAGTGGCTGCCGATGCCACCCAAGGTGCGGAGCACGCCTCGGAGCAAGGCTTAACCATAGTCGGCAATACCAAGCAGACCATCCAAAATCTGGCCGACGACATGCAAAACATGGGCAGCGTGATCACCACCTTGGCCGGTCAGACCGAAAGTATCGGCACCATTTTGGACACCATTCGCGGCATCTCCGATCAAACCAACTTGCTGGCGCTGAATGCCGCCATTGAAGCGGCGCGCGCCGGTGAACAAGGACGCGGCTTTGCGGTAGTGGCCGAAGAGGTGCGCAAACTGGCCAGCCGCACATCGGATTCGACCGCCGAGATCCAAAGCATGATCGACCGACTGCAACAAGAAGCCCAGCACGCGGTACAGGCCAGCAGTCGCAGCCATGAGCGCAGTTTGCATGGCGTACAATCAGCCGAAGAGGTGCAGCACAGCTTAAATGACATCGCGGCACGCATTGCCCAGCTCAGCGACATGAACACGCAAGTGGCCGCCGCCACCGAAGAGCAGTCAACGGTAGTACAAGATATCAACCAGAATCTGGATAGCATCAATCAGTTGACCGAGCAAAATGCCGGAACAGCCGAACTGCTGTCGGAGCAAGCGGCCGGCTTACGCAGTCTGTCACAGCAACTGGAGCAGCTGGTCAGCGCGTTTCGCGTATAA
- the parC gene encoding DNA topoisomerase IV subunit A: MTDLTQGGIERDDNDGTERQSLRVFTENAYLNYSMYVIMDRALPFIGDGLKPVQRRIVYSMSELGLNAAAKYKKSARTVGDVLGKYHPHGDSACYEAMVLMAQPFSYRYPLIDGQGNWGAPDDPKSFAAMRYTESRLSKMADVLLGELGQGTVDFQPNFDGTLPEPKWLPARLPHILLNGTTGIAVGMATDIPPHNVREIVGAVSLLIDKPDATLDELMTHVQGPDYPTEAEIITPQSDIKKIYQTGRGSIRMRALWKKEDGEIIITALPHQCSGAKVLEQIAAQMRAKKLPMVDDLRDESDHENPTRLVIVPKSSRVDVDMLMNHLFASTDLEKSYRVNLNMLGLDGRPAVKGLVTILNEWLTFRRDTIRRRLQHRLEKVLKRLHILEGLLVAFLNIDEVIDIIRTQDEPKAVLVARFGITETQAEAILELKLRHLAKLEEVRIRAEQAELEKERQQLEALLGSERRLNTLMKKELQADADSFGDTRRSPLVERSEAKALTERDLTPAEPVTVVLSEMGWVRCAKGHDVDAAGLSYKAGDAYRGFARGKSNQPVVFIDSTGRSYALDPITLPSARGQGEPLTGKLTPPPGAVIEQVLMEEDNQKLLLASDAGYGFICTFADLVARNRAGKALLNLPDNAKVLPPLNVTRDDDLLMAITSEGRMLLFPVADLPQLSKGKGNKIVTIPSARAAAREELLLHLRLISAQASVTLHVGKRKLTIKPDDLSKFRAERGRKGTLLPRGLQKVDLIEVQEPVTLTSSGDSEE, from the coding sequence ATGACAGATTTGACTCAGGGCGGCATCGAGCGCGATGACAACGACGGCACCGAACGCCAGTCGCTGCGCGTGTTTACCGAAAATGCCTACCTCAACTACTCCATGTACGTGATCATGGATCGTGCCTTGCCGTTTATCGGCGATGGCCTCAAGCCGGTACAGCGCCGGATTGTGTACTCCATGTCCGAACTGGGGCTGAATGCGGCTGCCAAGTACAAAAAATCCGCCCGTACCGTGGGTGACGTGCTGGGTAAATACCACCCGCACGGTGACAGCGCCTGCTATGAAGCCATGGTGCTGATGGCGCAGCCGTTCTCCTACCGCTACCCGCTGATCGACGGTCAGGGCAACTGGGGGGCGCCGGATGATCCCAAATCCTTCGCCGCCATGCGTTACACCGAATCACGCCTGTCGAAAATGGCCGACGTGCTGCTCGGTGAGCTCGGTCAAGGCACGGTCGACTTCCAGCCCAACTTTGATGGTACCTTGCCAGAGCCTAAATGGCTGCCAGCTCGTCTGCCGCACATTTTGCTGAACGGCACCACCGGTATTGCGGTGGGGATGGCCACCGATATTCCGCCACACAACGTGCGCGAAATTGTCGGCGCAGTCTCGTTACTGATTGATAAGCCGGATGCCACGCTCGATGAGCTGATGACGCACGTACAAGGTCCGGATTACCCGACCGAAGCGGAAATCATCACCCCACAAAGTGACATCAAAAAAATCTACCAGACCGGTCGCGGCTCGATTCGCATGCGCGCACTGTGGAAAAAAGAGGACGGCGAAATCATCATCACCGCCCTGCCACACCAGTGCTCTGGGGCGAAAGTGCTGGAGCAGATCGCCGCGCAAATGCGCGCCAAGAAGCTGCCGATGGTCGATGACCTGCGCGATGAGTCGGATCACGAAAACCCAACCCGTCTGGTGATCGTGCCGAAATCCAGCCGCGTCGATGTCGACATGCTGATGAACCACCTGTTTGCCTCTACCGATCTGGAAAAGAGCTACCGGGTGAACCTCAACATGCTGGGTCTCGATGGCCGTCCGGCGGTTAAAGGCTTAGTCACTATTTTGAACGAGTGGCTGACTTTCCGTCGCGATACCATTCGTCGCCGTCTGCAGCACCGTCTGGAAAAAGTGCTCAAGCGTTTGCACATTCTGGAAGGCTTGCTAGTTGCGTTCCTCAATATCGATGAAGTGATCGATATCATCCGCACGCAAGACGAACCGAAAGCGGTATTGGTGGCGCGCTTTGGCATCACCGAAACCCAAGCCGAAGCCATTTTAGAGCTGAAACTGCGTCACTTGGCCAAGCTGGAAGAAGTGCGTATTCGCGCTGAACAAGCAGAGTTGGAAAAAGAGCGTCAGCAACTGGAAGCTCTGCTGGGCTCCGAGCGCCGTCTGAACACTTTGATGAAAAAAGAGCTGCAGGCCGATGCCGACAGCTTTGGCGATACACGTCGCTCGCCGCTGGTTGAGCGTAGCGAAGCCAAAGCACTGACCGAGCGTGACCTGACCCCAGCCGAGCCAGTGACCGTGGTGTTGTCCGAAATGGGCTGGGTGCGCTGCGCCAAAGGCCATGATGTGGATGCCGCGGGCTTAAGCTACAAAGCTGGCGATGCCTACCGCGGGTTTGCCCGTGGTAAGAGCAACCAACCGGTGGTCTTTATCGACTCCACCGGACGCAGTTATGCGCTCGATCCGATCACCTTGCCATCGGCCCGTGGTCAGGGCGAGCCGCTGACCGGCAAATTGACACCGCCTCCAGGCGCGGTCATCGAGCAGGTGTTGATGGAAGAGGACAACCAGAAACTGCTGTTGGCCTCTGACGCCGGTTACGGTTTCATCTGTACCTTCGCCGATCTGGTGGCGCGTAACCGCGCCGGTAAGGCACTGCTCAATCTGCCGGATAACGCCAAGGTGTTGCCGCCACTGAATGTCACCCGCGATGATGACCTGCTGATGGCCATCACCTCGGAAGGACGTATGCTGCTGTTCCCGGTCGCGGATCTGCCACAGCTGTCCAAAGGTAAAGGCAACAAGATAGTCACCATTCCATCGGCGCGCGCGGCGGCACGCGAAGAGTTGCTACTGCATCTGCGCTTGATTTCAGCTCAAGCCAGTGTGACCTTGCATGTGGGTAAACGTAAGCTGACCATCAAGCCTGATGATTTGAGCAAATTCCGCGCCGAGCGCGGCCGTAAAGGCACCTTGCTGCCACGCGGTCTGCAAAAGGTCGACCTGATTGAAGTGCAAGAGCCGGTGACCTTAACCAGCTCTGGTGACAGCGAAGAGTAA
- the parE gene encoding DNA topoisomerase IV subunit B — MTQSSYNADAIEVLSGLEPVRRRPGMYTDTTRPNHLGQEVIDNSVDEALAGHATRIDVILHADQSLEVIDNGRGMPVDIHPEEGVSGVELILCRLHAGGKFSNKNYQFSGGLHGVGISVVNALSSRVEVTVKRDGQIYSIVFADGEKIQDLTVIGTCGRRTSGTSVHFWPTASYFDSAKFSVSRLTHLLKAKAVLCPGLEIVFTDKVNNTEQRWLYQDGLNDYLIDAVKEFVTLPETPFTGAVSTDTEAADWAVVWLPEGGELIGESYVNLIPTAQGGTHVNGLRQGLLDAMREFCEFRNLLPRGVKLSPEDIWDRCAYVLSLKMQDPQFAGQTKERLSSRQSAAFVSGVVKDAFSLWLNQNVQYAEQLAELAINSAQRRMRAAKKVVRKKLTSGPALPGKLADCSSQDLSKTELFLVEGDSAGGSTKQARDREFQAVMPLRGKILNTWEVSSDEVLASQEVHDISVAIGIDPDSDDLSQLRYGKVCILADADSDGLHIATLLCALFVRHFRTLVEQGHVYVAMPPLFRIDLGKEVHYALDEDEKNGILERLKKKKGKPNVQRFKGLGEMNPLQLRETTMDPNTRRLVQLTIDDLQQTLDIMDMLLAKKRSEDRRHWLQSKGDLADIEA; from the coding sequence ATGACCCAGTCCAGTTATAACGCCGATGCCATTGAAGTTCTCAGTGGCCTTGAGCCGGTGCGTCGCCGGCCCGGTATGTACACCGATACGACGCGTCCGAACCACCTCGGGCAGGAAGTGATCGACAACAGCGTGGATGAAGCGCTGGCCGGGCATGCCACCCGTATCGATGTCATTTTGCACGCCGATCAGTCACTTGAAGTCATTGATAACGGTCGCGGTATGCCGGTAGATATCCACCCGGAAGAAGGTGTCTCAGGGGTCGAATTGATCCTATGTCGCCTGCACGCCGGCGGGAAATTCTCCAACAAAAACTACCAGTTCTCCGGCGGTCTGCACGGGGTGGGGATCTCTGTGGTCAACGCCTTGTCGAGCCGGGTTGAAGTTACCGTTAAGCGCGATGGCCAGATCTATTCGATCGTCTTTGCGGACGGCGAAAAAATCCAAGATCTGACCGTGATCGGCACCTGTGGCCGCCGTACCAGTGGTACGAGTGTGCACTTCTGGCCGACTGCCAGCTATTTTGATTCGGCCAAGTTCTCGGTCAGTCGTCTGACCCACCTGCTGAAAGCCAAAGCCGTGCTCTGTCCGGGGCTGGAAATCGTCTTTACCGATAAGGTCAACAACACCGAACAGCGCTGGCTGTATCAAGACGGCCTGAATGACTACCTGATTGATGCGGTCAAAGAGTTTGTCACCCTGCCAGAAACGCCGTTTACCGGTGCGGTGTCGACCGATACCGAAGCCGCCGATTGGGCGGTAGTCTGGCTGCCTGAAGGCGGCGAGCTGATTGGCGAAAGTTACGTTAACTTGATCCCCACCGCCCAAGGCGGCACCCATGTTAACGGCCTGCGCCAAGGTCTGCTGGATGCGATGCGTGAGTTTTGCGAATTCCGTAACTTGCTGCCGCGCGGCGTGAAGCTGTCCCCTGAAGATATCTGGGATCGCTGCGCCTATGTCTTGTCACTGAAAATGCAAGATCCGCAGTTTGCTGGCCAAACCAAAGAGCGCCTGTCGTCACGCCAAAGCGCGGCCTTTGTCTCTGGGGTGGTTAAAGATGCATTTAGCCTGTGGCTGAACCAGAACGTGCAATATGCCGAGCAACTGGCCGAGCTGGCGATTAACAGTGCCCAGCGCCGGATGCGCGCCGCCAAGAAAGTGGTGCGTAAAAAGCTCACCTCCGGCCCAGCTCTGCCCGGTAAACTGGCCGACTGCTCGTCACAAGACTTGAGTAAGACCGAACTCTTTTTGGTCGAAGGTGACTCTGCGGGCGGCTCAACCAAACAGGCGCGCGATCGCGAGTTTCAGGCGGTGATGCCGCTGCGCGGTAAGATCCTCAATACCTGGGAGGTTTCCTCAGATGAAGTGCTGGCCTCGCAAGAAGTGCACGACATTTCAGTGGCCATTGGTATCGATCCGGACAGCGATGATTTAAGCCAGCTGCGCTACGGGAAAGTCTGTATCCTCGCCGATGCCGACTCCGACGGCCTGCACATCGCCACCTTGCTGTGCGCGTTGTTCGTGCGCCATTTCCGCACCTTGGTCGAACAAGGACACGTGTATGTGGCGATGCCACCGCTGTTTCGTATCGATCTGGGCAAAGAAGTGCACTACGCCCTCGACGAAGACGAGAAGAACGGCATTCTTGAGCGCCTGAAAAAGAAAAAAGGTAAACCCAACGTACAGCGCTTCAAAGGTCTGGGTGAGATGAACCCGCTGCAGCTGCGCGAAACCACCATGGATCCGAACACCCGCCGCTTGGTGCAACTGACCATCGATGATCTGCAGCAAACGCTCGACATCATGGACATGCTGCTGGCGAAAAAACGTTCGGAAGACCGCCGCCACTGGCTGCAAAGCAAGGGCGATCTGGCGGACATTGAAGCCTGA
- the yqiA gene encoding esterase YqiA gives MATLIYLHGFNGSSGSAKATELRDWLADALPQVQMHIPALPYAPQAAMAKVCALIEACQAAGETPALIGSSLGGYYVTYLSQRYGLRGVVINPAVRPFELLQNFLGPNHNPYTGEDYILGPEHMQQLLDLHLPTLAQPQLLWLLQQTGDEVLDYRQAVDYFAHSRATVEPGGNHAFTGFSRHFAAIIAFLGLTTP, from the coding sequence ATGGCGACCCTGATTTACCTGCACGGCTTTAATGGCTCGAGCGGCTCGGCCAAAGCCACCGAATTGCGAGACTGGCTGGCCGACGCGCTCCCGCAGGTACAGATGCACATCCCCGCCCTGCCGTATGCCCCGCAAGCGGCGATGGCCAAGGTGTGTGCGCTGATTGAAGCCTGTCAGGCCGCAGGAGAAACGCCGGCCTTGATTGGCTCGTCACTCGGCGGTTATTACGTCACTTACTTGTCGCAGCGCTATGGCCTGCGTGGGGTCGTGATTAACCCTGCGGTACGCCCGTTTGAGCTATTGCAAAACTTTCTCGGCCCGAACCACAACCCGTATACCGGCGAAGACTACATTCTGGGGCCGGAGCACATGCAGCAGCTGCTGGATTTGCACCTTCCGACCCTAGCACAGCCACAATTACTCTGGCTGTTACAGCAAACTGGCGATGAAGTGCTGGATTACCGGCAGGCGGTCGATTACTTCGCGCACAGCCGCGCAACCGTAGAGCCGGGTGGCAATCACGCCTTTACTGGTTTTTCACGCCATTTTGCTGCCATAATTGCCTTTCTCGGGCTAACCACGCCTTGA
- the cpdA gene encoding 3',5'-cyclic-AMP phosphodiesterase, translated as MESLFQPPVATERVRLLQITDTHLFADEEGALLGINTLQSYHAVLDAIVAEQQIAEQQPVDLIVATGDLAQDHSLEAYDRFADGISRLGSPCVWLPGNHDFQPAMVDGLRGKGIQPSKQVLLGDHWQLILLDSQVLGVPHGELSDYQLNWLAARLDAHPERHAAILLHHHPLPSGCTWLDQHSLRNSHVLDEVLSSRPQAKVVLCGHIHQEMDLNWNGRRLLATPSTCIQFKAHCTNFTLDQLTPGWRYLDLLPDGRVETQVHRLTDQRFSPDMESEGY; from the coding sequence TTGGAAAGCCTGTTTCAACCGCCGGTTGCAACTGAGCGGGTTCGACTCTTGCAAATCACAGATACGCATCTGTTTGCCGACGAAGAGGGAGCCCTGCTGGGGATTAACACCCTGCAAAGCTACCATGCGGTACTGGATGCCATTGTTGCCGAGCAGCAAATTGCCGAACAGCAACCGGTCGATCTGATTGTCGCGACTGGCGATTTGGCGCAAGACCATTCGCTGGAAGCCTATGACCGCTTTGCCGATGGCATCAGCCGTCTGGGCAGTCCGTGCGTCTGGCTGCCCGGAAACCACGATTTTCAGCCAGCAATGGTCGATGGCCTGCGCGGTAAAGGGATCCAGCCTTCCAAACAGGTGCTGCTTGGCGATCACTGGCAACTGATTCTGCTCGACAGTCAGGTGCTGGGTGTCCCGCATGGCGAGCTGAGTGATTACCAGCTGAACTGGCTAGCTGCGCGCCTTGATGCGCATCCTGAGCGCCATGCCGCCATCTTGCTGCACCACCATCCACTGCCTTCGGGTTGTACGTGGTTGGATCAGCACAGCCTACGTAACAGCCACGTGCTGGATGAGGTGCTCAGCAGCCGTCCTCAGGCCAAAGTGGTGTTGTGTGGTCACATCCACCAAGAGATGGATCTGAACTGGAATGGTCGCCGCTTGCTGGCAACGCCGTCCACCTGCATTCAGTTCAAGGCACACTGCACCAATTTTACCCTCGATCAGCTCACACCGGGCTGGCGTTATCTGGATCTGTTGCCGGATGGCCGCGTCGAAACGCAAGTCCACCGTCTAACCGACCAACGCTTTAGCCCAGATATGGAATCGGAGGGGTACTGA
- the nudF gene encoding ADP-ribose diphosphatase, translating into MVSLKRNTPSDLLPTDFTEADIQMVDKQPLYNGFFRLTRYRFRHRLFAGGMSGEVSREIFERGHAAALLAYDPKQDKIVLVEQLRIAALETSASPWLLELVAGIIDPGESPEQVVRREAQEEAGLTVQRCEPMLSYLASPGGSSERLSLFVGEVVAPESGTLHGLADEHEDIKVHVVDRQTAMMLMERGRIDNAATIIALQWLALHGDALRKRWLNVK; encoded by the coding sequence ATGGTATCTTTGAAGCGTAACACCCCGTCTGACTTGCTGCCAACTGACTTTACCGAAGCTGACATTCAGATGGTGGACAAGCAACCGCTGTATAACGGTTTTTTCCGCCTCACCCGTTACCGTTTTCGCCATCGCTTATTTGCTGGTGGGATGAGCGGCGAAGTGAGCCGAGAAATTTTTGAACGCGGACATGCTGCCGCCTTATTAGCGTATGATCCGAAACAAGATAAAATCGTGTTGGTCGAACAGTTGCGGATTGCCGCGCTGGAAACCAGCGCTAGCCCGTGGTTACTGGAGTTAGTGGCGGGGATTATCGATCCGGGAGAAAGCCCGGAGCAAGTGGTGCGCCGTGAAGCGCAAGAAGAGGCTGGACTGACCGTACAACGCTGCGAGCCGATGCTAAGCTATCTGGCCAGCCCCGGTGGCAGCAGTGAGCGCTTATCGTTGTTTGTCGGCGAAGTGGTCGCGCCCGAATCCGGCACGCTGCATGGGCTGGCAGACGAGCACGAAGATATCAAAGTGCACGTGGTTGACCGCCAAACGGCCATGATGCTGATGGAGCGCGGACGCATTGATAACGCCGCCACCATTATTGCTCTGCAATGGCTGGCGTTGCATGGTGATGCACTACGAAAACGCTGGTTAAACGTGAAGTAA